One genomic region from Candidatus Eremiobacterota bacterium encodes:
- a CDS encoding PAS domain-containing protein, with the protein MDNEKAERLGSQLESLYREIDELAKSKSALRHRITELKRELANNKTLMDSLPHFVSYKNREREYVSCNRSYARFLRIESDEIAGKTDHYFYPAELAKKLEDFDRKVIGSGKSEEFDEAFMARGHEILIRMVKVPVYDEEDAVAGILSISWDITERMRAERAIQQAREFSESIVDTIREPLLILDETMHILKASRSFYGTFGVAPEETVGKCIYDLGSRQWDIPRLHELLEHIIPEALSFENYEVACDFPVIGRRIMLLNARRIFRELNHSKIILLAIEDITDRVEAENKLKETREEFLATLTHDMKSPLSAMLGYLELMEKPQFGPLPEKAARFPKIIRCLIDSLLAMIHNIMHSSVIETGMVSYSMEDFPLDALLRELHDTYESLTLLSAITLNFKCPEGVWVRADREKIRAVFSNLLINSFRYTPPGGTISVTVLPADDRVLLKFTDTGKGIALSEQGKLFQKFIRIKGECRGTGLGLYTVKNTLEGHGSGIEVRSSPGEGTSFTFSLESGSVPEKKPQKSHLILVVSDEESGPHIIREALAGEGYQVDFVRNMEGVLEKISSPEQNPSLILVYHGNTNITVEELRSIIQEKIALRKIPVILISLLDLHEWESTFSALIPMPLDIPFLKEQIRKIIA; encoded by the coding sequence ATGGACAATGAGAAGGCAGAAAGGCTTGGAAGCCAGCTGGAAAGCCTATATAGAGAAATTGACGAGCTCGCGAAATCAAAATCGGCCCTCAGGCATAGAATCACCGAGCTGAAGCGGGAGCTTGCCAATAACAAGACCCTCATGGACAGCCTGCCGCACTTTGTCTCTTACAAGAACAGGGAAAGAGAGTATGTCTCATGCAACAGGAGCTATGCCAGATTTCTTCGGATTGAAAGCGACGAGATCGCCGGAAAGACAGACCATTACTTTTATCCTGCAGAGCTGGCGAAAAAGCTTGAGGACTTTGACAGGAAAGTGATTGGATCCGGAAAGAGTGAAGAATTTGATGAGGCTTTCATGGCGAGAGGCCATGAGATCCTCATACGGATGGTGAAAGTGCCTGTATACGATGAGGAAGATGCCGTAGCGGGTATTCTCAGCATATCCTGGGACATCACCGAGCGGATGCGCGCTGAGCGGGCAATCCAGCAGGCCCGCGAGTTTTCAGAGAGCATTGTGGACACCATACGGGAGCCCCTGCTGATTCTTGATGAAACGATGCATATCTTGAAGGCAAGCCGCTCCTTCTACGGGACCTTCGGCGTGGCCCCCGAGGAGACTGTAGGGAAATGCATTTATGACCTGGGCAGCCGCCAGTGGGACATTCCCAGGCTCCATGAGCTGCTGGAGCATATTATTCCCGAGGCGCTCTCCTTTGAAAACTACGAGGTTGCCTGCGACTTTCCCGTCATCGGCCGCAGGATAATGCTCCTCAATGCACGGCGGATATTCAGGGAGCTCAACCACTCCAAAATTATCCTGCTGGCCATCGAAGACATCACGGACCGCGTAGAAGCGGAAAACAAGCTCAAAGAGACCAGGGAAGAGTTCCTTGCAACCCTCACCCATGATATGAAGAGCCCCCTTTCGGCAATGCTGGGGTATCTGGAGCTGATGGAAAAGCCTCAATTCGGTCCCCTTCCTGAAAAGGCGGCTCGTTTTCCGAAAATAATCCGCTGCCTGATAGATTCCCTGCTTGCCATGATCCATAACATCATGCACTCCTCAGTTATTGAGACGGGAATGGTGAGCTATTCCATGGAAGATTTTCCGCTCGATGCCCTCCTGAGGGAGCTGCACGATACCTATGAATCCCTGACACTTCTCAGCGCAATCACTCTGAACTTCAAATGCCCCGAAGGAGTATGGGTCCGGGCGGACAGGGAAAAAATCCGCGCCGTGTTCTCCAATCTCCTCATCAACTCCTTCCGTTACACGCCGCCGGGAGGAACCATCTCGGTAACTGTCCTGCCGGCCGACGACCGTGTGCTGCTGAAGTTCACCGATACGGGAAAAGGCATTGCCCTGTCCGAACAGGGAAAGCTCTTCCAGAAATTCATACGGATCAAGGGGGAGTGCCGCGGGACAGGCCTGGGGCTCTATACCGTAAAGAATACCCTCGAGGGCCACGGATCAGGCATTGAAGTCAGGAGCTCACCAGGAGAGGGAACGAGCTTTACCTTCAGCCTTGAAAGTGGCAGCGTTCCTGAAAAAAAGCCTCAGAAGAGCCACCTTATCCTGGTGGTGAGCGATGAAGAGAGCGGTCCCCATATAATCCGGGAGGCTCTCGCAGGCGAGGGCTACCAGGTGGATTTTGTCAGGAACATGGAGGGCGTTCTGGAGAAGATTTCCTCTCCCGAGCAGAATCCGAGCCTCATCCTGGTATACCACGGGAATACCAATATTACCGTTGAGGAGCTCAGGAGCATAATCCAGGAAAAGATCGCCCTGAGGAAAATCCCGGTGATACTCATCTCATTGCTGGATCTTCATGAGTGGGAAAGCACCTTTTCCGCCCTCATCCCCATGCCTCTCGATATCCCCTTCCTCAAGGAACAGATAAGAAAGATTATCGCCTGA
- a CDS encoding PAS domain S-box protein, which produces MPGKKTPAGAARENEMLEAMRSIVNRSPVVLMLWRNAPGEWPVEYVSENILAVTGYSREDLLSGIVSWTAITHKDDLLLLEAEVASFMEKGIDEWSQQYRLLCRSGEMRWFRDWNRVLRDSEGTVTHVQALVVDITAERQVLHDLAVKSAAIDATVTPIALGDLNGVVTAVNPAFLRLWGYEREEEVIRRSYLDFFDDPIAAAGILPGIMRQGSWEGEMVIRRKDGSTGEVFFTATMVRSPDDGTPLCLMASFIDVTHRRNAERSLMQSEQTLRSILEASPDAIFLVNIEKVILYGNITFAGLLGMPPAHLAVATPLKELFPGETGELLMRDLEQVFSKRRLLKSSDVLIEAGGKGRSFEPRLIPVNDHNGKMSSVIGIFRDVTGEREAERVLKRSHEELESLVRARTAELESLAGELAGEIALRKETEEKLQESYEKFRVLLDVPYVTAFLIDCRGTVVAANKMTLAALNLDQENFVGKNAFECIPPEIAANRRLQVEKVLRSGQPHQFVDQRDGRWIESSLYPVFNTHGKVVMVAVFGKDVTEEKKHLNEREELIASLQKALADVKTLSGLLPVCAWCRKVRNDEGYWQMIEDYVTEHSGAEISHSICPDCAESYFHKVIPPALEGNDLTRRI; this is translated from the coding sequence ATGCCTGGTAAGAAAACGCCTGCCGGCGCTGCCCGGGAGAATGAGATGCTCGAGGCCATGCGCTCCATCGTGAATAGGAGCCCCGTGGTGCTTATGCTTTGGAGGAATGCCCCGGGAGAGTGGCCTGTCGAGTATGTTTCCGAGAATATCCTCGCCGTGACCGGCTATTCCAGGGAAGACCTCCTCTCCGGCATCGTGTCCTGGACTGCCATCACTCACAAGGACGATCTCCTTCTTCTTGAGGCCGAGGTGGCCTCATTCATGGAAAAGGGCATCGACGAATGGTCCCAGCAGTACCGCCTCCTGTGCAGATCTGGAGAGATGCGCTGGTTCCGGGACTGGAACAGAGTGCTGAGAGACAGCGAGGGCACCGTGACCCACGTGCAGGCTCTTGTGGTGGATATCACCGCTGAAAGGCAGGTCCTCCACGATCTCGCGGTAAAAAGCGCCGCAATCGATGCTACCGTCACACCCATTGCCCTCGGCGACCTCAACGGAGTTGTCACCGCCGTAAACCCGGCGTTCCTCAGGCTCTGGGGGTATGAGAGGGAAGAGGAGGTGATCAGGCGCTCCTATCTTGATTTCTTTGACGATCCCATCGCGGCGGCGGGCATCCTTCCCGGCATCATGCGCCAGGGGAGCTGGGAGGGAGAGATGGTGATAAGGAGAAAGGACGGATCGACCGGGGAGGTATTCTTCACGGCTACGATGGTGAGATCTCCCGATGACGGTACCCCCCTCTGCCTGATGGCCTCATTTATTGACGTTACCCACCGCCGAAACGCGGAGCGGTCTCTGATGCAGAGCGAGCAGACGCTCCGCTCAATCCTCGAGGCATCACCCGATGCCATATTCTTGGTGAACATTGAAAAGGTTATTCTTTATGGCAACATAACCTTTGCGGGGCTTTTGGGCATGCCGCCGGCCCACCTCGCCGTGGCCACCCCGCTGAAAGAGCTGTTCCCGGGTGAGACAGGTGAACTTCTCATGAGGGACCTGGAGCAGGTGTTCTCAAAGAGGAGGCTCTTGAAAAGCAGCGACGTGCTCATAGAGGCAGGTGGTAAAGGGCGATCCTTCGAGCCGCGCCTTATCCCGGTCAATGATCACAATGGGAAGATGTCCTCGGTCATAGGCATATTTCGCGATGTGACAGGGGAAAGGGAAGCGGAGCGCGTACTTAAGCGATCCCACGAAGAGCTTGAAAGCCTTGTCAGGGCGAGAACTGCCGAGCTTGAAAGCCTCGCGGGAGAGCTGGCCGGTGAGATTGCCCTGAGGAAAGAGACCGAAGAAAAGCTCCAGGAGAGTTACGAGAAGTTCCGTGTGCTCCTTGATGTTCCTTATGTGACGGCTTTTCTCATAGACTGCCGGGGCACTGTTGTTGCAGCAAACAAGATGACCTTGGCGGCCCTGAACCTGGACCAGGAGAATTTTGTGGGGAAAAATGCCTTTGAGTGCATTCCCCCTGAAATAGCAGCCAATCGAAGGCTGCAGGTGGAGAAGGTCCTGCGCTCGGGCCAGCCCCATCAGTTTGTGGATCAGCGGGACGGGCGGTGGATTGAAAGCAGCCTGTACCCTGTGTTTAATACCCACGGGAAGGTTGTCATGGTTGCGGTGTTCGGCAAGGACGTCACCGAGGAGAAAAAGCACCTCAATGAGAGAGAAGAGCTCATCGCCAGTCTCCAGAAAGCCCTTGCCGACGTGAAGACGCTGAGCGGCCTTCTCCCCGTCTGCGCCTGGTGCAGGAAAGTGAGAAACGACGAAGGGTACTGGCAGATGATCGAGGACTATGTCACAGAGCACTCCGGCGCTGAAATCTCCCACAGCATATGCCCCGACTGCGCCGAGAGCTATTTCCACAAGGTCATTCCCCCCGCACTCGAGGGGAATGACCTGACCCGGAGGATTTAG
- a CDS encoding cellulose binding domain-containing protein — translation MKSKNARVTIFTALVLCLSISLAGCTGGGGIEGFTGSAGIAGTQGASTGTDTSGGSSSRAAALLDQSQYSADFALTGDWGSGFGATITVKNKGAVRINNWNLEFDFNRKISSIWNAKIVSSANNHYVITGDTWNSFIEAGGSASFGFNGSPGNVKTFPSNYALRGESAGGGSGGTASGSVTVTYTTTSDWGSGFNGELKVKNTGTSEVTSWAMEFDFDREITGMWNGKIASHQGSHYTVKPEPYTALIKPGAEVSIGFGGTPGNVTEGPSSIKMTLNGGTTPTPTPTPTATSTPDPTPAPTATVTATPTPTPTPTPTATPTPTPSQCGPVPGWPSYIAMGAVTDGDYTNSGTFAGRPVDSIFKYAGDGGNGDPGKITYPVYTTNTMKQAELLTASSGRKVVPVMVVYTAEMSGGTSFKDFDDSNSYLTMHFVNLMLDAGIMQSYKSAGSPSPGSIVLNPDLLGMVQQQSLWTADGTGTLNGRLIEVNGALKKAYWFMTTRHNWTVERSWGSPVTANSLTPLEFIVLVNSGGLKSQGVYSAWDIKNGWEATALKILQSAPSSTSAAIPSFSDTFPGWIQATNWAIKTFGPSITFGWQSNVWSTGTSHWVHQNLTDGQVKASYAAPISGLWNQLGVYSGGYKPDFVVFDKYEMDSTAAAGIGYLWNQRDLDNYMAFVKHISDGLGFTPVMLWQIPGGHLQKITGDVDTRGNHGSTEPDYFFGDAGLKPDLSNVQPYILSITLAGGVYGFQGTAGEYLTMNGQDWTAGHMAKAKECRVFSILWGGGQTTSVGTVGANDNGWLSGKIIEYYRSPTNL, via the coding sequence ATGAAAAGCAAAAATGCCAGAGTCACCATTTTCACCGCGCTTGTTCTGTGTCTTTCCATTTCTCTCGCAGGATGCACGGGAGGAGGCGGCATCGAGGGCTTTACAGGCTCTGCAGGCATTGCAGGCACACAGGGCGCCTCCACAGGCACCGATACTTCAGGGGGTTCATCCTCGAGGGCTGCCGCTCTTCTCGATCAATCCCAGTACAGCGCTGACTTTGCCCTCACAGGCGACTGGGGAAGCGGCTTTGGCGCCACTATCACGGTAAAAAACAAGGGCGCCGTGCGGATCAACAACTGGAATCTGGAATTTGACTTCAACCGCAAGATCAGCAGCATATGGAACGCGAAAATAGTGAGCTCGGCGAATAATCATTATGTCATAACGGGCGACACGTGGAACTCCTTCATCGAGGCGGGCGGGAGCGCAAGCTTCGGCTTCAACGGATCGCCGGGCAATGTGAAAACCTTCCCCTCGAATTATGCCCTCAGGGGGGAGTCCGCCGGCGGAGGCTCCGGCGGCACCGCGTCAGGATCGGTGACGGTGACCTACACTACCACCTCCGACTGGGGAAGCGGCTTCAACGGCGAATTAAAGGTGAAAAACACCGGGACATCGGAGGTGACCTCGTGGGCAATGGAATTTGACTTTGACAGGGAAATCACCGGCATGTGGAACGGGAAGATAGCCTCGCACCAGGGAAGCCATTACACGGTAAAACCGGAGCCTTACACAGCCCTCATAAAGCCGGGAGCAGAAGTCTCAATCGGCTTCGGCGGGACTCCGGGCAACGTGACGGAGGGCCCTTCGAGCATAAAGATGACGTTGAATGGCGGGACAACGCCCACGCCAACTCCCACGCCAACTGCCACTTCGACTCCAGACCCGACACCTGCACCGACTGCCACGGTTACTGCGACTCCCACTCCAACGCCGACTCCTACTCCAACAGCAACGCCGACTCCTACTCCCTCTCAGTGCGGACCGGTCCCGGGATGGCCCTCTTATATCGCGATGGGCGCCGTCACTGACGGGGATTACACCAACTCAGGCACTTTTGCGGGCAGGCCCGTGGACTCCATCTTCAAATACGCAGGCGACGGCGGCAACGGCGATCCGGGAAAAATTACCTACCCCGTCTATACTACCAATACCATGAAGCAGGCAGAGCTCCTCACGGCATCGTCGGGCAGAAAGGTCGTTCCTGTAATGGTGGTCTATACAGCCGAGATGAGCGGCGGCACAAGCTTCAAGGATTTCGACGACAGCAACAGTTACCTCACCATGCACTTTGTGAACCTGATGCTCGACGCCGGCATTATGCAGTCCTACAAGTCAGCAGGCAGTCCCAGCCCGGGATCTATTGTTCTGAACCCCGACCTCCTCGGCATGGTGCAGCAGCAAAGCCTCTGGACTGCCGACGGCACAGGGACCCTCAACGGCAGGCTCATCGAGGTGAATGGAGCCCTCAAGAAAGCATACTGGTTCATGACGACCAGGCACAACTGGACCGTGGAGCGCTCATGGGGAAGCCCTGTCACGGCAAACAGCCTCACCCCCCTGGAGTTTATTGTGCTGGTGAACAGCGGGGGGCTCAAAAGCCAGGGGGTCTATTCAGCCTGGGACATAAAGAATGGATGGGAAGCGACCGCGCTGAAGATCCTGCAGTCGGCGCCCTCATCCACAAGCGCCGCTATCCCTTCTTTCAGCGACACCTTTCCCGGGTGGATCCAGGCCACGAACTGGGCGATCAAGACCTTCGGACCCTCCATCACCTTCGGGTGGCAGTCCAACGTGTGGAGCACCGGCACCTCACACTGGGTGCACCAGAACCTCACTGACGGCCAGGTCAAGGCATCGTACGCGGCTCCCATATCAGGGCTCTGGAACCAGCTTGGAGTCTACAGCGGGGGATACAAGCCTGATTTTGTGGTCTTCGACAAGTATGAGATGGACTCCACGGCGGCAGCAGGCATAGGATACCTCTGGAACCAGAGGGACCTGGACAATTATATGGCCTTTGTGAAGCACATAAGCGACGGCCTTGGCTTCACGCCGGTGATGCTCTGGCAGATCCCGGGGGGGCACCTGCAGAAAATCACGGGCGATGTGGACACCAGGGGGAACCACGGCTCGACAGAGCCTGACTACTTCTTCGGCGACGCAGGCCTGAAGCCCGATTTAAGCAACGTGCAGCCCTATATCCTGAGCATCACTCTCGCAGGCGGCGTCTATGGCTTCCAGGGAACAGCCGGGGAGTATCTCACCATGAACGGCCAGGACTGGACGGCAGGCCACATGGCGAAAGCCAAGGAGTGCCGGGTATTCTCCATCCTGTGGGGAGGCGGCCAGACTACAAGCGTAGGCACCGTCGGAGCCAACGATAACGGCTGGCTCTCGGGAAAAATCATCGAGTATTACAGATCACCCACGAACCTCTGA